One Sus scrofa isolate TJ Tabasco breed Duroc chromosome 10, Sscrofa11.1, whole genome shotgun sequence genomic window carries:
- the PROSER2 gene encoding proline and serine-rich protein 2 produces the protein MSEKLAGNEALSPTSPSIEGRPGEWRVLTPGAPRHRDHSPWHRHAAPPKIHRFPSNISLSNSTGKDFNKTISKAAVNVQERKAQVLANINGVSFLSAGETEDRAQRGDLAEQRRSVSLEQSQPGPAQEAVPVRAGAHSAQQSRAVQTEQPLPLANGFQNIHDVLKSQAGPFISTGKTVTFRPDPGTLPSKLASRPPDCSQDVRKRSGSLPRAMGFRPQGITVQFSGRGSTEEARREALRKLGLLKENL, from the coding sequence ATGTCAGAGAAGTTGGCAGGAAATGAAGCACTTTCGCCCACATCCCCCTCCATAGAGGGCAGGCCCGGAGAATGGAGGGTGCTGACTCCCGGGGCCCCTCGACACAGAGACCACTCGCCGTGGCACAGACACGCGGCGCCGCCCAAGATCCACCGCTTCCCGAGCAACATCAGCCTGAGCAACAGCACGGGGAAGGACTTCAATAAGACCATCTCCAAGGCCGCGGTCAACGTGCAGGAGCGCAAGGCCCAGGTCCTGGCCAACATCAACGGGGTCTCCTTCCTCTCCGCGGGGGAGACGGAAGACCGGGCCCAGAGGGGCGACCTCGCCGAGCAGAGGAGAAGCGTCTCCCTGGAGCAGAGCCAGCCGGGCCCAGCCCAGGAAGCCGTCCCCGTGCGGGCAGGGGCGCACAGCGCCCAGCAGTCCAGGGCCGTGCAGACGGAACAGCCTCTGCCGCTGGCCAACGGCTTCCAGAACATCCACGATGTCCTCAAGAGCCAGGCTGGTCCCTTCATCTCTACGGGCAAGACGGTCACCTTCCGTCCAGACCCGGGGACGCTCCCCAGCAAACTTGCGTCCCGGCCTCCAGACTGCAGCCAGGATGTTAGGAAGCGGTCGGGCTCGCTCCCCAGGGCCATGGGATTCAGGCCCCAGGGCATCACTGTCCAGTTCTCGGGCCGGGGCTCCACGGAGGAGGCCCGTCGGGAGGCCCTGCGGAAACTCGGCCTGCTGAAGGAGAACTTGTGA